One window of Pseudomonas urmiensis genomic DNA carries:
- a CDS encoding aromatic ring-hydroxylating oxygenase subunit alpha: protein MNMHVTVDPVEQHLANGLKDLWFPVLPSDLLSDKPVSIRRLGYKIALWRDNDGSVHALEDHCPHRGAPLSQGPVLGDRLQCPYHGVEVRYDGTVTKVPGSPGCKLEGSRPTRMFHTREAAGAIFLFNATDPHLEMPPELVLPEQLTSPEWSSFLCYTEWKGDYRYVLDNVMDPMHGTYLHKMSHSMSEGEATAKFVTRDTEQGFFFEKEGQRGVNFDWTEFLDNGCHWLRLEIPYPKTGGPGGNFTIIGSYTPSSRALSAVFHWRARPLTGWQRDTWRFLYKNRLEARHWAVLEQDRVLLEFMEFDANQRENLYQHDLGVVRLRRYLKGKAKEQLALIDAKQLP, encoded by the coding sequence ATGAATATGCACGTAACCGTCGACCCTGTTGAACAACACCTGGCCAATGGCCTGAAAGACCTTTGGTTCCCGGTCCTGCCGTCGGATCTGCTGAGCGATAAACCGGTGTCGATTCGCCGCCTGGGCTACAAGATCGCCCTGTGGCGCGATAACGACGGCAGCGTCCATGCCCTGGAAGACCACTGCCCGCACCGCGGCGCGCCGCTGTCGCAAGGGCCGGTGCTGGGCGATCGCCTGCAGTGCCCGTACCACGGCGTCGAAGTGCGCTACGACGGCACCGTGACCAAGGTGCCCGGCAGCCCTGGCTGCAAGCTCGAAGGCAGCCGACCGACGCGGATGTTCCATACCCGTGAAGCGGCAGGCGCAATCTTTTTGTTCAACGCCACCGACCCGCACCTGGAGATGCCACCCGAGCTGGTGCTGCCCGAGCAGCTGACTTCGCCCGAGTGGAGCAGCTTCCTTTGCTACACCGAGTGGAAAGGCGACTACCGCTACGTGCTCGACAACGTCATGGACCCGATGCACGGCACCTACCTGCACAAGATGTCGCACTCGATGAGCGAGGGCGAGGCCACCGCCAAGTTCGTCACCCGCGACACCGAGCAGGGTTTCTTCTTCGAAAAAGAAGGCCAGCGCGGCGTCAACTTCGACTGGACTGAGTTCCTCGATAACGGCTGCCATTGGCTGCGCCTGGAAATCCCCTACCCGAAGACCGGCGGCCCAGGCGGCAACTTCACCATCATCGGCAGCTACACCCCAAGCAGCCGCGCCCTGTCGGCGGTATTCCACTGGCGCGCGCGGCCGCTGACCGGCTGGCAGCGTGACACCTGGCGCTTCCTCTACAAGAACCGCCTGGAAGCGCGCCACTGGGCGGTGCTGGAGCAGGACCGGGTGCTGCTGGAGTTCATGGAGTTCGACGCCAACCAGCGCGAGAACCTCTACCAGCATGACTTGGGCGTAGTGCGCCTGCGCCGCTACCTCAAAGGCAAGGCCAAAGAACAACTGGCCCTGATCGACGCAAAGCAACTGCCTTGA
- a CDS encoding recombinase-like helix-turn-helix domain-containing protein, with product MSTPEVYLQPHQARKRPNTPFEDLLGDSIERAFGNGVSELGDLLAHLNLAGPPCPLTSGEWTAEAYQTLMARLGA from the coding sequence ATGAGCACACCCGAGGTTTACCTGCAACCGCACCAGGCGCGCAAACGCCCCAACACGCCGTTCGAAGACCTGCTCGGCGACTCCATCGAACGCGCCTTCGGCAATGGCGTGAGCGAGCTGGGCGACTTGCTCGCCCACCTCAACCTGGCCGGCCCGCCCTGCCCGCTGACCAGCGGCGAGTGGACTGCAGAGGCCTACCAAACCCTGATGGCGCGGCTGGGCGCATGA